Part of the Gracilimonas sp. genome is shown below.
CTTTCGCTTCCAGTTCATCCTGTTGATGTTTTAACAATAACTTTGGCTGATCCACTCCATCGCGGATTTGCTTTTCCAAATATTGCAGTGCCCGGTATAAGCCCGGAGCAATTTTCCGCTCCTCATCGCTCAGATAGGCATTTCGGCTGCTGAGGGCAAGCCCGTCGTTTGCGCGTGCTATGGGTGCCGCCACCAATTCAATATCATGATTAAACTCTTCTACCATTCGTGAAAGGATCTGGAACTGCTGAATATCCTTTTGGCCAAAAACAGCAACATCCGGCTCTATGATGTTGAAGAACTTATTTACCACCAGTGCGATTCCTTCAAAAAAACCGGGGCGACTTCCACCATCCATATGTTCATTCAGCTCATCAATGGTGATGCCAAAATACCGTTTCCCGGAACCGTACATGATTTCGTCGTTTGGGGTGAAGACCACTGAAACCCCTTCCTCTTCACAAGCTTTCAGGTCTTTCTCCATTTGACGCGGGTAGCTGTCAAAATCCTCATTCGGACCAAACTGAGTCGGGTTCACATAAATTGAAACGACTACTTCATCGGCTTTTTTCTTGGCGAGGCGCATTAAGGACAGATGCCCTTCATGCAGTGCACCCATGGTAGGTACAAAAGCAATGGTTTTGCCGGCAGCTTTCAATTCAGCTACACCGGAACGAATATCCGATATGGAAGAAACTTGTTTCATATTCAAATAAAAAGAGACGCCTGTGTGGGGGCGTCTCCGAATGTAGGAAATGAAAAATACATGCTATACAGTACGGTCGGTGTCGAAGTCTTCCAGAATCTCTTTAATACGATTCAGGAAAGCACCACCATGGGCACCGTCAATTATACGGTGATCGTAACTCATAGAGAGGTACATCATATGGCGGATTGCGATTACATCCCCGGCATCGGTTTCCATTACAACCGGTCGCTTCTCAATTGCTCCCGTTCCGATAATGGCTACCTGAGGCTGGTTAATAATGGGCGTTCCCATCAGGTTACCCACACTTCCGTAGTTAGTGAGGGTGATGGTTCCGCCCACTAAATCATCCGGACTTAATTTCTTGCTTCGGGCTTTTTCAGCTACCTCATTTACAGAGTTCGCCAGGCCAACCAGGTTTTTCTCCTGTGCTTTTTTGATGACAGGCACAATTAACCCGCCTTCGCCGCCGGTTCCAAGCGCTACCGCCAGGCCAAAGTTGATGTCTTTTTTAAGGTGAATTTCATCATCTACAACCGAGCTGTTAATAAGCGGAAACTCCAGCATAGCATTAATAATAGACTCTACAAAAAGTGGAGTGAAGGTAAGCTTGGTTCCTGTTTTCTCCTGGAACTTAACTTTATTCGCATTTCTCCATCTTACCATGTTGGTTACATCCACTTCAGCAAAAGTGGTTACATGCGCCGAAGTTTGCTTGGATCGAACCATGTGTTCGGCAATCATCTTGCGCATTCGGTCCATCTTGATCACTTCTACATCACCGGATGGAGAATGCTTCACGTCCAGCTGGCCGGCAGAAATAGAACCATCGGAAGATTTTGAACCTGATGAAGGCTTGCTGAGTCCTGCAGAAGCAGCTTGTTTCTGCTGAGCCGGCGCGGACACTTTCCCGGCTTTTCGGTCTTCAACATATGCGAGAATATCTTTCTTGGAAACGCGTCCGCCCTGACCGGAACCATCGATGTTTTCCAGCTCTTCCTGGCTGATTCCTTCCTCTTTGGCGATGGAGCGAACCAGTGGAGAATAAAAACGTCCGTCACTGCCCACACGCTGTGGCTCAGAGCCGCCGGAGGTACCATTTGTTGCCGCTGCCGGTTGAGCTTCCTGCTTCTGTTCAGCTTT
Proteins encoded:
- the panC gene encoding pantoate--beta-alanine ligase; the protein is MKQVSSISDIRSGVAELKAAGKTIAFVPTMGALHEGHLSLMRLAKKKADEVVVSIYVNPTQFGPNEDFDSYPRQMEKDLKACEEEGVSVVFTPNDEIMYGSGKRYFGITIDELNEHMDGGSRPGFFEGIALVVNKFFNIIEPDVAVFGQKDIQQFQILSRMVEEFNHDIELVAAPIARANDGLALSSRNAYLSDEERKIAPGLYRALQYLEKQIRDGVDQPKLLLKHQQDELEAKGFKNDYLNVFSMDNMQPVQKLESGTTYILAGAAYLGKTRLIDNIILDL
- the sucB gene encoding 2-oxoglutarate dehydrogenase, E2 component, dihydrolipoamide succinyltransferase: MAKVEVVMPQMGESVMEGTVIEWAKSVGDTVEVDETLLEVATDKVDTEVPSPEAGVLVEVLAEEGDVIEVGKPIAIIETDKDAAGDVSSGGSDEAEETAQEETQEAEAQEETETQEETPAASSGGGDEGERIEVQMPQMGESVVEATVIGWSKQVGDKVEEDETLLEISTDKVDSEVPSPAAGTLVEIFAEENDTIEVGQTIAVIATGEGASASSGSSKSAPKKEEKKETKAEQKQEAQPAAATNGTSGGSEPQRVGSDGRFYSPLVRSIAKEEGISQEELENIDGSGQGGRVSKKDILAYVEDRKAGKVSAPAQQKQAASAGLSKPSSGSKSSDGSISAGQLDVKHSPSGDVEVIKMDRMRKMIAEHMVRSKQTSAHVTTFAEVDVTNMVRWRNANKVKFQEKTGTKLTFTPLFVESIINAMLEFPLINSSVVDDEIHLKKDINFGLAVALGTGGEGGLIVPVIKKAQEKNLVGLANSVNEVAEKARSKKLSPDDLVGGTITLTNYGSVGNLMGTPIINQPQVAIIGTGAIEKRPVVMETDAGDVIAIRHMMYLSMSYDHRIIDGAHGGAFLNRIKEILEDFDTDRTV